In Microplitis mediator isolate UGA2020A chromosome 2, iyMicMedi2.1, whole genome shotgun sequence, a single window of DNA contains:
- the LOC130663406 gene encoding aquaporin AQPcic-like, with protein MSNRDSKSRLYKMIYGHGDMWDTFLSGMAELVGTAMLVFLGCGGCIGSLGVVPSHLQITLTFGLAVMIVIQCFGHISHAHVNPAMTVGSVVLGMKSISEATVYIVAQNLGGILGYGLLKLSTPTGLLSSGDPEAASTFCVTMVNPKVSGAQGFMVEMMATMTLMLIACAVWDRRNASNTDSTAIRFGLGVTCLATIFGPYTGCSMNPARSFAPAIWNNSWSGHWIYWFGPISGAAIAASLYRLVFGIKADSQDILTSIPESIHLNSTDPDKFERA; from the exons GATTGTATAAAATGATATATGGACATGGGGATATGTGGGACACATTTCTTAGTGGTATGGCTGAGTTAGTTGGTACAGCAATGCTAGTATTTCTTGGATGCGGTGGATGTATTGGGAGTTTGGGAGTTGTCCCGTCACATTTGCAAATAACTTTGACTTTTGGTTTGGCAGTTATGATTGTTATTCAG tgtTTCGGTCATATAAGTCATGCCCACGTGAATCCCGCAATGACGGTTGGATCTGTGGTATTGGGAATGAAATCAATATCCGAAGCTACTGTGTACATTGTGGCACAGAATCTCGGTGGTATTTTGGGTTACGGACTACTCAAG CTCAGCACACCAACTGGTTTATTGTCATCCGGTGATCCAGAAGCTGCTTCGACGTTTTGCGTGACGATGGTAAACCCAAAAGTTTCAGGTGCACAAGGTTTTATGGTAGAAATGATGGCAACGATGACATTGATGTTGATAGCATGTGCAGTTTGGGACAGACGCAATGCATCCAATACAGACTCAACTGCAATAAGATTCGGTCTAGGCGTAACTTGTCTCGCTACTATTTTCGGACCATACACTGGCTGCAGTATGAATCCAGCACGATCTTTTGCTCCAGCCATTTGGAATAATTCATGGTCGGGACATTGGATTTATTGGTTTGGACCCATTTCCGGTGCTGCGATAGCTGCTTCTCTTTATCGTCTGGTTTTCGGTATCAAAGCTGATAGCCAAGACATACTAACATCCATTCCCGAGAGTATTCATCTGAATTCTACTGATCCAGACAAATTTGAG AGGGCTTGA